Sequence from the Penicillium oxalicum strain HP7-1 chromosome IV, whole genome shotgun sequence genome:
GGAATTCCTGCCTCCATCGGCGTTGAGGGGACTTTCACCCGCAGTTGAGTTGAACCCTTTGGGAAACCCGACTCCCGACCGATTTGTACGGAGACACACCCGAGAACTGTAGAAGATCCCCACGCAGACGTGATCTAAAAGACGACTCAAACAGGATCCCATTCTCTGAATTGTGGGTGGGATCGTCACCTTCAATTCCTGCCGGCATATTTTCTTCACCGTGTCCACTACTTTTTCCACTACATCATTCTGCTCTCTCGCCGAGACGGGAATCTTCCGCCCCCAGttgcttctcttcttcatcaaccTGGTCATCCCCCgacatctcctcctctcttcctctcttcttccgtcTTGTCCGCGGCCTCGTTTTGTCCACACGCTTCCCCACCACGTCCGCGCGCCTCCATTCCTCCGCCGGACTCTCCGCCCTCCCAAACCCCCCCccggagagagaaagcatcAGTCATCGGTCATTGTGATCTCGGTcatctctcatcctcctctcctcctcatctttccCATCACTCTCAAGTGACCGTCGGCAAACCCCCAACTCCTCCAGTTGCCTCTCCAGATCGTTGAGCGCAGAGAATCAGTGATCAGATCCTGAgactcttcatcttcatctcccttttttttcttcccccttgTGTGAACACCACTTTCGGAGGGAGTCTCTGATTTTCCCGTCTCTAATCCTCtgctcttttcctcccccctctttctcttccatcaccAACCGGCGGCAAACCCGTCCGATCATCACATCATGGCCGCTCGTCACTCACGAAAGCTTCTGCGACCGTTGCTCTACACGTCCGCGGCCGCAGCCGCCGGAGCGGGAGTGCTGTACATTTCCTACCGTCCACGCAACATTCCGGGCTTGGAGGCTCCCGCGGTGCCTCCGCCGGGGTATCATGAGGGCAAGCTGGTGCCTCCCAGCTTCCCATCCATCAAGGGTCGCATCGATCAGATTAAGGACCTGAAGCGAAGCCAGACCGAGGAGCCCTACGACCTCTTGGtcatcggtggtggtgcgaCGGGTTCCGGAATTGCGCTGGACGCAGCCACCCGAGGCCTGCGGGTGGCGGTCGTGGAGCGCGATGATTTCAGCGCTGGTACGAGTAGTAAGAGTACCAAATTGGTCCACGGTGGTGTCCGCTACCTCGAAAAGGCCTTTTGGGAATTGGACTACAACCagtaagttttttttttttttcattttcattttattttcttctgttTGCCTGCCCTTGAGGAGTCTCCTATCTTCTGTTCCTGTCCACTTTGGCTTGCGCTTGTACAGACTTGCGCAGAGGCGAACGTGGTGACTTGGAATTTCTAGTGTTCCGTGTCGGGCAATTTCTGACCGATGATGTCATCGCAGGTACGCGCTGGTCAAAGAGGCGCTGCGCGAGCGCAAGTACTTCCTCAACACCGCCCCGCATCTCTCCCAATGGCTGCCTATCATGGTGCCCGTGCAGAAGTGGTGGCAGATTCCGTACTTCTGGGGTGGGTGCAAGGCGTATGACCTTCTGGCTGGTTCCGAGGGCATTGAAAGCTCCTACTTCCTCACCAAGAGTAAGGCCATCGATGCCTTCCCCATGTTGAAGCGCGACGATGTGATCGGAGCTATGGTTTACTACGGtacgtttcttttttttttttttgtttccaaCTCCCTTGGTTGTGTGGGGAGCAATCTGGTTGGCAAATTGACCCGATCTAACGCTTCGCCGGGTCTGTAGATGGTGCCCACAATGACTCGCGCATGAACGTCTCCCTGGCCATGACTGCCGCGCTCTACGGTAGTACCGTGGTCAACCACATGGAGGTCACCGGTCTGACCAAGGGAGAGGACGGTAAGCTGAATGGTGCCATCCTGCGGGATGTGATTCCCGGCAAGGACGGTGAGCAGGCCGAGGAGTTCAAGATCCGGGCCAAGGGTATCATCAACGCGACCGGCCCCTTCACCGACTCCATCCGCAAGATGGATGATCCCAGCATCCAGGAGATTGTTGCCCCCAGCTCGGGTGTCCATATCATCCTGCCGGGTTACTTCAGCCCCTCCAACATGGGTTTGATCGACCCTTCCACCTCCGACGGCCGtgtcatcttcttcctgccCTGGCAGGGCAACACCATCGCCGGTACCACCGACGCCCCCACCGAAATTACCTACCAGCCCGAGCCGTCTGAGAAGGATATCCAGTGGATCCTGAACGAGATCCGCGGTTACTTTGCGCCCGACATCACTGTGGACCGCAAGGACGTCCTGGCCGCCTGGTCCGGTATCCGCCCCCTGGTGCGTGATCCGGCCAAGAGCTCTTCGCAGGCTCTGGTCCGGAACCACCTGATCAGCGTGTCTCCCTCGGGGCTGTTGACGTGCGCCGGTGGCAAGTGGACCACCTACCGTCagatggccgaggaggcGGTGGACGAGGCGATCGAGGCTTTCCACCTGCAGCCTCGCGAGCTGCACAACATGCCCGACATCAGCGGTGCCGGTGGCAGTGGCCTGGTTGCCGATGGTGCCACTCTCGACGGCAGCTGCCAGACCCATCAGGTGCGCCTGATTGGTGCTCACGGATTCTCCCAGACGCTGTTCATCAACCTGATCCAGCACTTTGGTCTGGAGACCGATGTCGCTAAGCACCTGACCACCTCCTATGGTGACCGGGCCTGGCAGGTGGCCGCCTTGTCTTCCCCCACCAACACTCGTTACCCCGTCCGTGGCTGCCGCATCTCGGCGCTGTATCCCTTCGTCGATGGCGAGGTCCGCTATGCGGTTCGTCACGAGTATGCCCAGACTGCCGTCGACGTCATTGCTCGCCGAACCCGTCTGGCTTTCCTGAACGCCGAGGCTGCTCTGGAGGCGCTCCCGAACGTGATTGACCTCATGGCGGAGGAGCTGAACTGGTCCAACAAGCGCAAGGATCTTGAGTGGAAGGAGTCGGTCTCGTTCCTGTCCTCTATGGGTCTTCCCAAGAGCCTGTTGACCTTGACCCGTCAGGAGGTCCAGAGCGGTCGGGTGAAGGAGCTTGACAGTGAGGAGCGCAAGCACTTTGCTCGTACTGGTAAGTCAATCCCTGATCGTGACCCCTGAACCCTGAAGAAACGTTCCCTGAAGAAACGTTCACCCCTGCCCCCGGGACTGCTTTGGTGACACAGGTTTGCTGACTTTTGTTTTGGATAGATCCCCCCGCGGACATTCTCAAGGGCGACGCCAAGAACCCCAATGCCGATCCCTTGATCTCCAAGGACTCTCCGGCTAACAAGTAGATCTTGGGGGATTTTGTGtgtctcttttcctttccttttcttttttttctaaaacGGGGATTCAAGCGGTATGATGGGGTTGTATACATAGAGCGGGTTCTGTACAAATAGAAAGTTTTTAATATGCCACGACTCGAGTTCTTGGATCTTTATGAAGTGGTATCTTTGACCCTTTGAATCCGTAGATCAATAATCCACAGACATGCCATTGCTCGCTATGCCTATCACTCTCCCGCCTGTAGCTTGTCACTTTCCAGATGAAAAGTGAACAAAAAACCCCGGCGTAAGGAATCTCATGCAACCGACGTACATACGGTATACATCTTGTCCCGATACTGCAGCATTCCAGCTAAATTCAACATCCATCTAATAAACCTTTcattctccctttcctctcttccAGACACCATAGCATACACAAAGTTGGTCGCCACTTGTACTCTTTCATTGTGCCTGCGTCGTCGGATACAATTTGCGTAGTCCTGGCTGGGGTACCGAGCTACTCATTTGATAGCGGTATGATAGTGATCCAGCGAgataaaagaaaaataaaaataaaactCATGAGAATGAGGTCATTTCACCTTTAAATCAAGACTACTTTACCATACTTCTCCAGCGCTGTTTTACTTTCCTTCGTTTCTCTAGTCTGAAGTTCTTCTTTGTCTCCCCGGTTTCTCTATTACACTGCGAATTCCCAAAGCATTTTCCTGCCCTAGTCGTATCCTCCGGTCCTTTATGTTTAGATGTGTATTCTCACGTCAATTGTCGATCGCAGGCGTACAATGATCAAGATATAATAGGTATATATACATGATGCAAGCTGTGTACCTACACCATCGAGAACTCAAACTCAGCAGATAGACGCACCTCAGAGATCT
This genomic interval carries:
- a CDS encoding Glycerol-3-phosphate dehydrogenase, yielding MAARHSRKLLRPLLYTSAAAAAGAGVLYISYRPRNIPGLEAPAVPPPGYHEGKLVPPSFPSIKGRIDQIKDLKRSQTEEPYDLLVIGGGATGSGIALDAATRGLRVAVVERDDFSAGTSSKSTKLVHGGVRYLEKAFWELDYNQYALVKEALRERKYFLNTAPHLSQWLPIMVPVQKWWQIPYFWGGCKAYDLLAGSEGIESSYFLTKSKAIDAFPMLKRDDVIGAMVYYDGAHNDSRMNVSLAMTAALYGSTVVNHMEVTGLTKGEDGKLNGAILRDVIPGKDGEQAEEFKIRAKGIINATGPFTDSIRKMDDPSIQEIVAPSSGVHIILPGYFSPSNMGLIDPSTSDGRVIFFLPWQGNTIAGTTDAPTEITYQPEPSEKDIQWILNEIRGYFAPDITVDRKDVLAAWSGIRPLVRDPAKSSSQALVRNHLISVSPSGLLTCAGGKWTTYRQMAEEAVDEAIEAFHLQPRELHNMPDISGAGGSGLVADGATLDGSCQTHQVRLIGAHGFSQTLFINLIQHFGLETDVAKHLTTSYGDRAWQVAALSSPTNTRYPVRGCRISALYPFVDGEVRYAVRHEYAQTAVDVIARRTRLAFLNAEAALEALPNVIDLMAEELNWSNKRKDLEWKESVSFLSSMGLPKSLLTLTRQEVQSGRVKELDSEERKHFARTDPPADILKGDAKNPNADPLISKDSPANK